In Planctomycetia bacterium, one DNA window encodes the following:
- a CDS encoding DUF3473 domain-containing protein, with protein sequence MIDVNTHHRSPGNQAATAGPIHALTIDVEDYHNVIARDWLGRDGPPTEAVVRNTERLLQHFADHGVRATMFVLGEVAETFPELVRRMAGAGHEIGVHGYYHRQVFKLTPESFRAEVEPARKRLQDLTGQPVLGHRAPAFSIMPATQWALEVLTEVGFEYDSSIFPIRGRRYGWPGFRFDIHRLTLPSGRTIIEAPLSTVTVLGRAMPVCGGGYLRHFPAAVTRWAMRRVGAVRPAILYTHPYEIELPLPPLDTRHLAPAAARRARLFHWLQRRNRQTVERKIVALLKQFSFAPLGEVIHRVLGSDEVGALVAPGASCDNSATNPAGSAPARSVAHPVAERVP encoded by the coding sequence ATGATCGACGTGAACACCCATCATCGCAGCCCCGGCAACCAAGCCGCAACCGCGGGACCGATTCACGCGCTCACGATCGACGTCGAGGACTATCACAACGTCATTGCGCGGGACTGGCTCGGCCGTGACGGGCCGCCAACCGAAGCGGTGGTGCGCAACACCGAACGATTGCTTCAACATTTCGCGGATCACGGCGTGCGCGCGACGATGTTCGTGCTGGGCGAGGTGGCCGAGACGTTCCCCGAGCTGGTGCGGCGGATGGCCGGCGCAGGGCACGAGATCGGCGTGCACGGGTATTATCACCGGCAGGTGTTCAAGCTGACGCCGGAGAGTTTCCGTGCGGAGGTCGAGCCGGCGCGGAAGCGGCTGCAAGACCTGACGGGGCAGCCGGTGCTCGGGCATCGCGCGCCGGCCTTTTCCATCATGCCGGCGACGCAGTGGGCGCTGGAGGTGCTGACGGAGGTCGGCTTTGAATATGACAGCAGTATTTTTCCGATCCGCGGGCGGCGGTACGGCTGGCCGGGGTTTCGCTTCGACATCCATCGCCTGACGTTGCCGTCGGGCCGGACGATCATCGAAGCGCCGCTCTCAACCGTCACGGTTCTGGGCCGCGCGATGCCGGTCTGCGGCGGCGGCTACCTTCGACACTTTCCCGCCGCGGTCACGAGATGGGCCATGCGCCGCGTCGGCGCGGTGCGCCCGGCCATTCTTTACACGCATCCGTACGAAATCGAATTGCCGCTGCCGCCGCTGGACACGCGGCACCTCGCGCCGGCCGCCGCGCGGCGTGCGCGCCTGTTTCACTGGTTGCAGCGACGCAATCGGCAAACCGTGGAGCGCAAGATCGTCGCCCTGCTTAAACAATTCTCCTTCGCGCCGCTTGGCGAAGTCATCCATCGCGTGCTTGGCAGTGATGAGGTCGGCGCGCTTGTCGCGCCCGGCGCCTCATGCGACAATTCCGCGACGAATCCGGCGGGGTCGGCTCCCGCTCGATCCGTGGCCCATCCTGTTGCGGAGCGAGTCCCGTGA
- a CDS encoding HAD-IIIC family phosphatase, with translation MPAESSARPGPQSDGDPRVAAASLFDRLGRAPSIAQVAAALRELQPQRAVIAPVRQKIALVGTFTLDVLRAAIDLQALRAGINADLFFAPFGQVDQQLLDPASDLYRFKPDTVFVAARLMDSAPALYHAFNSLSSRDADALVDDSITRLVSALAAFRSRNSARLLAHNWELPVRPALGIADAAAPFSQADLIRRANERLREAIARLPDAYVMDYDALIARVGRDGWTDPRTAYLARIPVAPAHYWTLAGFYIAQLRPLLGLSKKVLCLDADNTLWGGVVGDVGLEGIALGPDYPGNAYVAFQQRVLDLHRRGVVLALCSKNEPASVLDVLDRHPNMVLRREHFAALRINWDPKPANLQAIAAELNLGLDSFVFLDDSPVECELVRATLPQVTAIALPAEPASYPGVIDALDCFDQWTLSEEDRRRGELYRAESQRRELQLVAVDLPTFYRQLQMTLTIAVDQPMHAARAAQLAARTNQFNMNTIRCSEDDVRRWMASPDHHVVTAALADRFGDSGIIGLAVLRRAPTEWTLDMLLMSCRILGRTVEQSFVRWLAAQAREAGAATLAARFVPTAKNQPFATFYESCGFIRTGEADGAIRWSLPLASADTTTPDWMTIAREPCGSTGTPTPSAGAKA, from the coding sequence TTGCCCGCTGAATCGTCCGCACGCCCCGGCCCACAATCCGATGGCGATCCGCGCGTCGCCGCCGCGAGCCTGTTTGATCGGCTTGGTCGCGCGCCGAGCATCGCACAAGTGGCCGCCGCGCTGCGCGAGCTTCAACCCCAGCGCGCGGTGATCGCGCCGGTGCGTCAGAAAATCGCGCTCGTTGGCACCTTCACGCTGGACGTACTCCGCGCCGCGATCGACCTCCAAGCGCTTCGCGCCGGAATCAACGCCGACTTGTTCTTCGCGCCGTTCGGCCAAGTGGACCAGCAACTCCTCGACCCCGCCTCGGATCTGTATCGTTTCAAGCCGGACACGGTCTTCGTCGCCGCGCGGCTGATGGACAGCGCCCCGGCCCTTTACCACGCATTCAACAGCCTCTCGTCGCGCGACGCCGACGCGCTCGTCGACGATTCCATCACACGCCTTGTTTCCGCATTGGCGGCCTTCCGCTCGCGCAATTCGGCGCGTCTGCTTGCACACAACTGGGAACTCCCCGTGCGGCCGGCACTGGGCATTGCCGACGCCGCGGCCCCCTTTTCGCAAGCGGACTTGATTCGCCGCGCGAATGAACGGCTTCGCGAAGCGATTGCCCGCTTGCCGGACGCCTACGTCATGGACTACGACGCGCTGATCGCTCGGGTCGGCCGCGACGGATGGACCGACCCGCGCACGGCCTACTTGGCGAGAATTCCCGTGGCGCCGGCGCACTACTGGACCCTGGCGGGGTTTTACATCGCGCAGTTGCGTCCGCTGCTGGGCCTGTCAAAAAAAGTATTATGTCTGGATGCAGACAACACGCTCTGGGGGGGCGTCGTGGGCGACGTCGGACTCGAAGGCATCGCCCTGGGGCCGGATTATCCCGGCAATGCCTACGTCGCGTTTCAGCAGCGCGTGCTCGATCTGCACCGGCGCGGCGTCGTCCTGGCCCTGTGCAGCAAGAACGAGCCGGCGTCCGTGCTGGACGTCCTGGACCGCCACCCGAACATGGTGCTGCGACGCGAGCATTTCGCCGCCCTGCGCATCAACTGGGATCCGAAGCCCGCGAACCTTCAGGCCATCGCCGCCGAGCTGAACCTCGGCCTGGACAGTTTCGTCTTTCTTGACGACAGCCCCGTCGAGTGCGAACTGGTGCGCGCAACGCTCCCGCAGGTGACGGCGATCGCGCTGCCCGCCGAGCCGGCCTCTTACCCCGGCGTGATCGATGCCCTGGACTGCTTCGATCAATGGACGCTTTCGGAGGAAGATCGGCGGCGCGGGGAACTCTATCGCGCCGAATCGCAGCGGCGCGAGCTGCAATTGGTGGCGGTCGATCTGCCGACGTTTTACCGGCAACTTCAGATGACGCTGACCATCGCGGTCGATCAGCCGATGCATGCGGCGCGCGCGGCGCAGCTTGCCGCGCGCACCAACCAGTTCAACATGAACACCATCCGCTGCTCGGAGGACGACGTCCGGCGCTGGATGGCCTCCCCGGATCATCACGTCGTCACGGCGGCATTGGCCGATCGCTTCGGCGACAGCGGCATCATCGGCTTGGCCGTCCTTCGGCGCGCCCCGACCGAATGGACGCTGGACATGCTGCTGATGAGCTGCCGCATCCTGGGTCGAACCGTTGAGCAGTCGTTCGTGCGATGGCTGGCGGCGCAGGCCCGCGAGGCAGGCGCCGCGACGCTCGCGGCGCGATTCGTGCCCACGGCGAAGAACCAGCCGTTCGCCACGTTTTACGAGTCGTGCGGTTTCATCCGCACCGGCGAAGCCGACGGCGCGATCCGCTGGAGCCTTCCGCTGGCATCGGCCGATACAACTACACCCGACTGGATGACGATTGCGCGGGAGCCATGCGGTTCGACCGGCACGCCGACCCCATCCGCGGGAGCAAAGGCATGA
- a CDS encoding acyl carrier protein translates to MSESNLTRFQRVVAAVLGIEPAEITDALTNDKVDTWDSLNHINIVSALEQEFSIMLPTGSMASHQSVRGLKALLREHGVEV, encoded by the coding sequence ATGAGCGAATCGAACCTGACCCGGTTTCAGCGCGTCGTCGCAGCCGTGCTGGGAATTGAGCCGGCCGAAATCACCGATGCCCTGACCAATGACAAGGTCGATACCTGGGATTCGCTCAATCACATCAACATCGTTTCCGCGCTCGAGCAGGAATTCAGCATCATGCTTCCGACCGGCAGCATGGCCAGCCACCAATCGGTCCGCGGCCTGAAGGCGCTGCTGCGCGAACACGGCGTCGAGGTCTGA
- a CDS encoding DUF2723 domain-containing protein has protein sequence MRRSSDARRAWCGAFGAAMLLFAFTASPYPQWQDSGWQQVRILTHQLHHPLGLALVHPLHHFLGRAAVAFLPFLEPAYAITLVSAVAAAVAVANIATLVLLLTGSGGAALISAASLAVAHTFWQLATHTESYTLFAALLTAEWLCLARYVRTRRTDSLMAMACFNGLGFANHVLATLALPINAAILYFATAGRRDARRTWTAAACWWTLGAMPYLAIIGARVAQTGDVATALRSAFFGEFREQVLNTRVSVSMMTRAGGFVLYNFPNLTLPLAAAVFFTGRATASSADPAERRALAYFVRFLAVELLVYGLFVIRYAIADQYTFFIPVYCIVAALAGLGLANLTPRLRARAPAFGLVLILVTPAWYWATAKVLSSRHTLDAMLQGKPFRDGYRSLLVPWGIGDDHTVRLNRAALDLAGQNGVILFVDPMIGFSLQYDHLIGRWPKHVRLVDIATPTPARQTFLRNLIRSAKTAGQAVVLVPAYRDRAETFLHEARWRREGELFMLEALDGP, from the coding sequence ATGCGGCGCTCCTCCGACGCCCGCCGAGCCTGGTGCGGCGCGTTTGGCGCGGCGATGCTGCTGTTCGCCTTCACCGCTTCGCCCTACCCGCAATGGCAGGACTCCGGCTGGCAGCAGGTACGCATTCTCACGCATCAACTTCATCACCCGCTCGGACTGGCGCTGGTTCATCCGCTGCACCATTTTCTCGGCCGAGCCGCGGTCGCGTTCCTGCCGTTCCTGGAGCCGGCGTACGCCATCACGCTCGTCAGCGCCGTCGCCGCGGCGGTCGCGGTCGCCAATATTGCTACGCTTGTCTTATTACTAACCGGATCGGGCGGCGCCGCGCTGATCTCCGCCGCTTCCCTGGCGGTGGCGCACACGTTCTGGCAGCTTGCCACCCACACCGAGTCGTACACCCTCTTCGCCGCCCTGCTCACCGCCGAATGGCTCTGCCTGGCACGCTATGTGCGCACAAGACGCACCGACTCCCTGATGGCCATGGCTTGTTTCAACGGTTTGGGTTTCGCCAATCACGTCCTGGCGACGCTGGCCCTGCCGATCAACGCCGCGATCCTGTATTTCGCCACCGCCGGCCGACGCGACGCGCGGCGAACCTGGACGGCCGCCGCGTGCTGGTGGACGCTTGGCGCGATGCCCTATCTGGCGATCATCGGCGCGCGGGTGGCGCAAACAGGCGACGTCGCCACCGCGCTGCGGTCCGCGTTCTTCGGAGAGTTCCGCGAGCAGGTTCTCAACACGCGCGTTAGTGTCTCAATGATGACACGAGCCGGCGGGTTCGTCTTATACAACTTTCCGAATCTGACGCTCCCCCTCGCCGCCGCCGTATTCTTCACCGGCCGCGCGACCGCTTCGTCTGCCGATCCGGCCGAACGGCGCGCCCTGGCCTACTTCGTCCGATTCCTCGCCGTGGAGTTACTCGTCTATGGCCTGTTCGTGATTCGATACGCGATTGCCGATCAATATACGTTTTTCATCCCTGTCTATTGCATCGTGGCCGCCCTCGCGGGCCTGGGACTGGCAAACCTCACGCCAAGACTGCGCGCGCGGGCGCCGGCTTTCGGCCTGGTCCTGATTCTGGTCACACCGGCTTGGTATTGGGCAACGGCGAAGGTTCTCTCTTCACGCCACACACTCGACGCGATGCTTCAAGGAAAGCCGTTTCGCGATGGCTATCGCTCGCTGCTCGTGCCCTGGGGCATCGGCGACGATCACACGGTACGCCTGAATCGCGCTGCCCTGGACTTGGCCGGGCAAAACGGCGTTATCCTTTTTGTCGACCCGATGATCGGCTTTAGCCTGCAATACGATCACCTAATCGGAAGATGGCCGAAGCACGTCCGACTGGTGGACATCGCAACGCCCACGCCGGCTCGTCAGACTTTCCTGCGAAACCTGATCCGATCGGCCAAGACCGCCGGTCAAGCCGTTGTACTTGTTCCGGCATACCGCGATCGAGCGGAGACCTTTCTGCACGAAGCGCGTTGGCGGCGCGAGGGCGAATTGTTCATGCTTGAAGCGCTGGACGGACCTTGA
- a CDS encoding DUF167 domain-containing protein, with the protein MPGGVEICVKVVPGASRSRIVGPLGDCLKIQIAAPPEKGKANEAVIALLAQTLQCPRSDVTLIAGAASPRKSFLVRGMSLAAVIGALASP; encoded by the coding sequence ATGCCGGGCGGCGTCGAAATATGCGTCAAGGTTGTGCCCGGTGCATCACGCAGCCGCATCGTCGGGCCGCTGGGTGATTGTCTGAAGATCCAGATCGCTGCGCCGCCGGAAAAGGGCAAAGCCAACGAGGCCGTGATCGCGCTGCTCGCCCAAACACTTCAATGCCCGCGATCGGATGTTACGCTCATCGCCGGAGCGGCCTCACCGCGAAAATCATTTCTCGTGCGAGGGATGTCACTTGCAGCAGTCATCGGCGCGCTTGCTTCGCCCTGA
- the hslV gene encoding ATP-dependent protease subunit HslV: MRIRSTTILSVRRDGRVAMGGDGQVTLGDSILKSDAVKVRRLHKDSVLAGFAGAAADAFALIERFEGKLEQFKGNTKRAAIELAKDWRTDRALRRLESLLAVADRECSLIIGGNGDVIEPSDGILAIGSGSTCALAAARALVAHTALPAAQIVEAGLTIAGEINIYSNQHITVESL, encoded by the coding sequence ATGCGCATCCGATCGACGACGATCTTAAGTGTGCGGCGCGACGGCCGCGTCGCGATGGGCGGCGATGGCCAGGTCACGCTGGGCGACAGCATTCTCAAGTCCGACGCGGTGAAAGTCCGGCGGCTGCACAAGGACAGCGTGTTGGCGGGGTTCGCCGGCGCGGCAGCCGATGCCTTCGCGCTAATCGAGCGATTCGAAGGCAAGCTCGAACAGTTCAAAGGCAACACGAAGCGCGCGGCGATTGAGCTGGCCAAGGATTGGCGCACCGATCGCGCCCTGCGCCGGCTGGAGAGCCTGCTCGCCGTGGCGGATCGCGAATGCAGCCTGATCATCGGCGGCAACGGCGATGTCATCGAGCCGTCCGATGGGATCCTCGCAATCGGCAGCGGATCCACCTGCGCGCTGGCGGCGGCCCGGGCGCTCGTGGCGCACACGGCGCTACCGGCCGCGCAGATCGTCGAGGCTGGGCTGACGATTGCCGGCGAGATTAACATTTATTCGAATCAACATATCACGGTGGAGTCGCTGTAA
- a CDS encoding tetratricopeptide repeat protein, which yields MSRLEKLQALLEKEPNDAFLNFGLAMELAKAGRFEESLAQFDRTIANDPNYIAAYFQKGRTYVNLGEIDRAKETLQKGIAQANACGETHAAGEMSELLATL from the coding sequence GTGTCACGACTGGAAAAGCTGCAAGCCCTCCTGGAAAAAGAACCGAACGATGCGTTCCTGAACTTCGGCCTCGCGATGGAGCTGGCCAAGGCCGGGCGATTCGAGGAGAGCCTCGCCCAGTTCGACCGCACGATCGCCAATGATCCTAATTATATTGCCGCCTATTTCCAAAAGGGCCGCACGTATGTCAATCTGGGCGAAATCGACCGCGCCAAGGAAACGCTGCAAAAGGGCATCGCACAGGCCAACGCATGCGGCGAGACGCACGCGGCCGGCGAAATGTCGGAACTCCTCGCGACGCTGTAG
- a CDS encoding superoxide dismutase, translating to MAFSLAPLPYPFDALAPHIDAKTMEIHHGKHHNAYVTNLNKALEAHADLAAKPIEDILRNITQVPEAVRQAVINNGGGHANHTLFWNIMGPNCGGTPSGEIGAAINSTFGSFDAFKEKVSTAGATRFGSGWAWLAIKDGKLEVFSTANQDSPYMTGHTPLLGIDVWEHAYYLNYQNRRPDYIAAWWNTVNWRKVDELYKAAKK from the coding sequence ATGGCATTTTCGCTTGCCCCGCTGCCCTACCCGTTTGACGCACTCGCCCCGCACATCGACGCGAAGACAATGGAGATTCACCACGGCAAGCATCACAACGCCTACGTCACGAACCTGAACAAGGCGCTGGAGGCCCACGCCGACCTCGCCGCCAAGCCGATTGAAGACATTTTGCGAAACATCACCCAGGTGCCCGAGGCCGTGCGACAGGCCGTCATCAACAACGGCGGCGGGCACGCCAATCACACGCTGTTCTGGAACATCATGGGTCCCAACTGCGGCGGCACGCCGTCGGGCGAGATCGGCGCGGCGATCAACAGCACCTTCGGCAGCTTCGACGCCTTCAAGGAAAAAGTCTCCACCGCCGGCGCGACGCGCTTCGGCAGCGGCTGGGCCTGGCTCGCCATCAAGGACGGCAAGCTCGAAGTCTTCAGCACCGCCAATCAGGATTCGCCCTACATGACCGGCCACACGCCGCTGCTGGGCATCGACGTGTGGGAGCACGCGTACTACCTGAACTACCAGAACCGCCGGCCCGATTACATCGCCGCCTGGTGGAACACGGTCAACTGGCGCAAGGTGGACGAACTGTACAAGGCCGCGAAAAAGTAA
- a CDS encoding SAM-dependent chlorinase/fluorinase — MALITLTTDFGQADHYVACMKGVLFQIEPRAQIVDVTHAIGPHDVVHGAFVLRQVVEHFPAGTIHVAVVDPGVGTTRRMIAARYEGHVILAPDNGLVSLVQRDFVLEELRSIENTRLFRPEVSTTFHGRDILAPVAGNLARGLSLDAVGPAIDQLEILNLEKAAPLAGGGIEGQVLYVDRFGNLISNISAEELSVAFTTFDGLNVHVGPLRVGPLRGTYGDVAPGEIVALIGSTGMLEVAINQGNAAEQLRAGPGTVVVVR, encoded by the coding sequence ATGGCGCTGATCACGCTGACGACGGACTTTGGACAGGCCGACCACTACGTCGCCTGCATGAAGGGCGTCCTGTTTCAGATTGAGCCGCGCGCGCAGATCGTGGACGTGACGCACGCCATCGGGCCGCACGATGTCGTGCATGGGGCGTTTGTGCTGCGGCAGGTCGTGGAGCATTTCCCGGCCGGCACGATTCACGTCGCGGTGGTGGACCCCGGCGTCGGCACGACGCGGCGAATGATCGCGGCGCGGTACGAAGGGCACGTGATTCTTGCGCCCGACAACGGGCTGGTGTCGCTGGTGCAGCGCGATTTCGTGTTGGAAGAATTGCGGTCGATTGAGAACACGCGGTTGTTTCGACCCGAAGTGAGCACGACCTTTCACGGGCGGGACATCCTTGCGCCGGTGGCGGGGAACCTGGCGCGCGGTCTGTCGCTGGATGCCGTCGGTCCGGCGATTGACCAGTTGGAGATTTTGAATCTGGAGAAGGCGGCGCCGCTGGCCGGCGGGGGGATCGAGGGGCAGGTGCTGTACGTCGACCGATTCGGCAACCTCATTTCCAACATCAGCGCGGAGGAATTGAGTGTCGCGTTCACGACATTCGACGGGCTGAATGTGCACGTGGGACCGCTGCGCGTCGGTCCGCTGCGCGGGACCTATGGCGATGTCGCACCGGGTGAGATCGTTGCCCTGATCGGCTCGACGGGCATGTTGGAAGTGGCCATCAATCAGGGCAACGCGGCGGAACAACTCCGCGCCGGACCGGGGACGGTGGTGGTGGTGCGATAG
- a CDS encoding ATP-binding cassette domain-containing protein — protein sequence MAQIDVRQLGKTFRVPEREGGFQAAMRSFFRRTYKQVRAVDAVSFSVEPGEIVGFLGPNGAGKTTTLKMLSGLLHPTDGEARVLGFTPWERKTDYLRRISMLMGQRSQMQWDLPAMDSFLVHQAIYGLDPAQYKATLDELIELLDLTPILKKQVRTLSLGERMKCEICVSLLHRPSVLFLDEPTIGVDITMQARIREFIRNYNRRHGATIILTSHYMADVAALCKRIIVIDHGRILFDGALADLSRKMAPYKVIKIDLERDANGYDFAAVGEVLSLESRKAIVKVPKERAAELTSRLLTDLPVLDVTIEDPPIEDVIARAFGQSKDSPAQAADSKEPIAQAIENPSEPSRP from the coding sequence ATGGCGCAAATCGACGTGCGGCAACTCGGCAAGACCTTTCGCGTGCCCGAGCGGGAGGGGGGATTCCAGGCGGCGATGCGAAGCTTCTTCCGCCGCACGTACAAGCAGGTCCGCGCCGTCGATGCCGTCAGCTTCTCGGTGGAACCAGGCGAAATCGTCGGTTTCCTCGGCCCCAACGGCGCGGGCAAGACCACAACGCTCAAGATGCTCTCCGGCCTGCTCCACCCCACTGACGGCGAGGCCCGCGTGCTGGGTTTCACGCCGTGGGAACGCAAGACCGACTACCTCCGTCGAATCAGCATGCTCATGGGCCAGCGCTCCCAGATGCAATGGGATCTCCCCGCGATGGATTCCTTCCTCGTCCATCAGGCGATCTACGGTCTGGACCCGGCTCAATACAAAGCCACGCTCGATGAACTGATCGAGCTGCTGGACCTCACGCCGATCCTCAAGAAGCAGGTGCGCACGCTCTCGCTCGGCGAGCGCATGAAATGCGAAATCTGCGTCTCGCTGCTGCATCGGCCGTCGGTTCTCTTTCTCGACGAGCCGACGATCGGCGTGGACATCACCATGCAGGCGAGGATTCGCGAGTTCATTCGAAATTACAACCGCCGTCACGGCGCGACGATCATCCTCACGAGCCATTACATGGCCGACGTCGCCGCCCTGTGCAAGCGCATCATCGTCATTGACCACGGGCGCATTCTTTTCGACGGCGCGCTGGCGGACCTCTCTCGAAAAATGGCCCCCTACAAAGTCATCAAGATCGACCTCGAGCGCGACGCGAACGGCTACGACTTCGCCGCCGTCGGCGAGGTGCTCTCCCTCGAATCCCGCAAGGCAATCGTGAAAGTGCCCAAGGAGCGCGCCGCCGAACTGACCAGCCGCCTGCTCACCGATCTGCCGGTGCTGGACGTGACGATTGAAGATCCGCCGATTGAGGACGTCATTGCCCGCGCGTTCGGCCAATCCAAAGATTCGCCCGCGCAAGCAGCCGATTCCAAAGAGCCGATTGCGCAAGCAATCGAAAATCCATCGGAACCCTCCCGCCCATGA
- a CDS encoding ABC-2 family transporter protein — MTRILQTLWAFLKVHCATMLQYRGEIFLWAVWGLVNPAVLYSMWSAAAESRPGGVVAGFSQSQLAAYYLVVMMIGHFATAWDAYDMGYQVRSGRMSGQLLRPILPIWQAIAANLSYKITTLPFLVPMWCFFAWWVKPGFESQTWHLALGAVAVALGCAINFMLGYLIALIAFWSPKLDAAGEIYFGLGMFLGGRFSPLAALPPVIFAVATWLPFRWMFAFPAELLIGKVPTLNGALAGVAIQAAWLTGLIAAFRMAWVAAVKRYTAVSG, encoded by the coding sequence ATGACGCGCATCCTGCAAACCCTCTGGGCCTTTCTCAAAGTACATTGTGCCACGATGCTCCAGTATCGCGGCGAAATCTTCCTCTGGGCCGTCTGGGGACTCGTCAATCCCGCCGTGCTCTACTCCATGTGGTCCGCCGCCGCCGAGAGCCGGCCCGGCGGCGTGGTCGCCGGATTCTCACAGAGCCAACTCGCCGCCTACTACCTCGTCGTCATGATGATCGGTCACTTCGCCACCGCGTGGGACGCATACGACATGGGTTACCAGGTGCGCTCCGGGCGGATGAGCGGGCAGCTCCTTCGGCCGATCCTTCCGATCTGGCAGGCCATCGCCGCGAACCTGTCGTACAAGATCACGACGCTGCCCTTTCTCGTGCCAATGTGGTGCTTCTTCGCATGGTGGGTGAAACCCGGATTTGAGTCACAAACATGGCACCTCGCGCTGGGCGCCGTCGCCGTCGCGCTGGGCTGCGCCATCAACTTCATGCTGGGCTACCTGATCGCCCTGATCGCCTTCTGGTCGCCCAAGCTCGACGCCGCGGGTGAAATCTATTTCGGTCTCGGCATGTTCCTCGGCGGTCGGTTCAGCCCGCTGGCGGCGCTGCCGCCGGTGATCTTCGCCGTCGCGACGTGGCTGCCGTTTCGATGGATGTTCGCCTTTCCCGCCGAACTGCTGATCGGCAAGGTGCCGACGCTCAACGGCGCACTGGCCGGCGTGGCGATTCAGGCAGCATGGCTGACCGGGTTGATTGCGGCGTTCCGAATGGCCTGGGTCGCCGCGGTGAAACGCTATACGGCGGTGAGCGGATGA
- a CDS encoding ABC-2 family transporter protein: MNLRRAIHLVRLFIQVSVQNLSAYRFDMYVRIGVSLMHLVSELLVVWTIFHNTQSIGGWRWQHMLVLMGVYRMIAGGIRMSIVPNMRRVLEEIMDGTLDFVLMRPVNAQFLVSIREFVVWRAVDVFLGLSIALFGAIKLTGVIPLREALIFCAMLAAGFVIVYSIWLALATLCFWFVRIQNIEMIFWNVFEAGRFPITIYPPGVQWTLTYILPIAFIIMFPAAALTGDDDKLPAAMPIIAALLAAAAFVASGWFWRFGLRRYSGASA, from the coding sequence ATGAACCTGCGACGCGCGATCCATCTCGTCCGTCTGTTCATTCAGGTCAGCGTCCAGAACCTGTCCGCCTATCGGTTCGACATGTACGTCCGCATCGGGGTGTCGCTCATGCACCTCGTCTCCGAGCTGCTCGTCGTCTGGACCATCTTCCACAACACGCAATCCATCGGCGGCTGGCGCTGGCAGCACATGCTCGTCCTCATGGGCGTCTATCGCATGATTGCCGGCGGCATCCGCATGTCCATCGTCCCCAACATGCGCCGCGTGCTCGAAGAGATCATGGACGGCACGCTCGATTTCGTGCTCATGCGCCCCGTCAACGCCCAGTTCCTCGTCAGCATCCGGGAGTTCGTCGTCTGGCGCGCGGTGGATGTCTTCCTCGGCTTGAGCATCGCGCTCTTTGGCGCCATCAAGCTCACCGGCGTCATCCCACTGCGCGAAGCGCTCATCTTCTGCGCCATGCTCGCCGCCGGATTCGTCATCGTGTATTCCATCTGGCTCGCACTCGCCACGCTCTGCTTCTGGTTCGTGCGCATTCAGAACATCGAGATGATCTTCTGGAACGTCTTCGAGGCCGGCCGTTTCCCAATCACCATCTACCCCCCCGGCGTGCAGTGGACCCTGACCTACATCCTCCCGATCGCTTTCATCATCATGTTCCCCGCTGCCGCCCTTACCGGCGACGACGACAAGCTCCCGGCTGCCATGCCGATCATCGCCGCCCTCCTCGCCGCCGCCGCCTTCGTCGCGTCGGGATGGTTCTGGCGTTTCGGCCTGCGGCGCTACAGCGGCGCCTCGGCCTAG